Within Runella rosea, the genomic segment TGGTAAAACGAACGGTGTATGATACCGTTCCCGTAACCGTTGAGTACGAAATGGCTCCTTACGGCCATTCGTTAAAGAAAGTACTGATGGAAATGAAAGAATGGGGAGCGCAGCACCGCAAAAGAATTATGACGACCGATGTAGTCATCGAAAACGTCGGCGAGGTTGAATACTGATACACCTGAACCTCGCAGACGTTAAAATTATACTCGCTCTACAATCACAGCGTAACCCATGCCTACGCCTACGCACATCGACACAAGCGCGTAGCGTTTTTGGGTTCTAATCAATTGATTGACCGCCGCTTGAATGATTCTGGTACCCGACATACCCAGCGGATGTCCCAAGGCAATGGCTCCGCCGTTGGGGTTAATTCTGGGGTCATCGTCGGCGAGTCCTAGATTCCGGGTAACGGCCAGACACTGGGCCGCAAAAGCTTCGTTAAACTCAATCACGTCCATTTCGGCAAGGGTCAAGCCCGCTTTTTGAAGGGCTTTCTGCGAAGCGGGCAACGGGCCGATGCCCATAATACGCGGCTCTACCCCCACCACCGCCGAACTGACAATGCGGGCCTTCGGCGCTAAATCAAAACGCTTTATTGCCGCTTCTGAGGCAATAAACATGGCCGCCGCCCCGTCGTTGAGTCCCGACGAGTTACCTGCGGTCACGGTTCCGTTTTCTTTCTTAAACGCAGGTTTCAGTTGGGCTAATTTTTCAAGGGTTGAGTTTCCTTTGATGAATTCATCTTTGTCAAAAACCGTCACATTCCCTTTTTTATCGGCCCATTCTACCGCCACAATCTCTTCATTCAACATTCCGCTTTGCTGGGCAGCAAAGGCTTTTTTCTGCGAATTGTAAGCAAATAAGTCTTGGTCTTCGCGACTGATATGGTACATCTCAGCGAGGTTTTCGGCTGTTACGCCCATGGCGTCAGTGCCGTAAAGTTTGTGCATCTGGGGATTAACAAATCGCCATCCGAAGCTAGAATCAAACATTTGGGCGTCGTTTCCGAAAGGTTTGGATGTTTTGGAAATCACCCACGGACCGCGCGTCATGTGCTCCATACCACCCGCGATAAATACATCTCCATCATCGGCTTTGATGGCGCGGTTGGCGTGAATAACCGCCGACATGCCAGAAGAGCACAACCGATTGACGGTTTCGCCGGGCACAGTATAAGGCAAACCCGCCAACAGCAGCGCCATCCGCGCTACGTTGCGGTTGTCTTCTCCTGCCTGATTATGACAGCCCAAAATCACATCTTCGATGGCATCCAACGGAATGGAAGGCGTCCGTTTGATGAGTTCTCGAATGGGAATGGCCGCCAAATCATCAGCACGGACGTTCGACAAACTGCCACCAAAACTTCCAATCGGCGTCCGGACGGTATCAATGATATAGGCTTGTTTCATGGTATATATTCAATAGAATGGATTCAATTTCAGGCAAGTTGCTCCACAAAGGAAGCACTTGTTTTGGCTTTTACTTCTTCCAACGTCGCGCCGGGCATCAGTTCGATAAGCGTCAATTTATTTTCTGGAAAAGCAAACACGGCCAAATCAGTAATCACCAAATCTACCACGCCCGAAGCCGTCAGCGGCAACGTACAGGCAGGAACAATCTTGGACGAGCCATCGGGGTTTGTATGCGTCATGGTGATAATGAGGCGTTTGGCACCCTTGGCTAAATCCATCGCTCCACCCACGCCCAAGAGTGGCTTTCCGGGCACGGCCCAGTTGGCTAAGTTGGCCGCTTCGTCTACCTCCAAACCGCCCATAATGGCAGCGTCGATGTGCCGACCGCGAATCATAGCAAACGAATCGGCACTGTCGAAATAACTGCTTCCTTTGAGCGCCGTTACGGGAATTTTACCCGCATTTACGGGATAATTCATAGCACCACCCCCATCAGTAGGCACGGGACCTACGCCCAGCATTCCGTTTTCGGTGTGCAAAATAATGCCGTGCTCTTCCGTAATCAAATCGGCTACGAGGGTAGGAATGCCGATGCCGAGATTCACAACATCGCCTTTCTTTAGCTCCGACAACGCCCGTTTGGCCATATTCATGCGGCTTTCATCCACCTTTTTGGAAGACGAAACCGACGCCGACGACCCCAAATCTTCCAAGGTCAGCGTAGCCTGTACCAAGTAATTGACAAAGCAGCCGGGGGTATGAACGTGCTCAGGGGCAATTTCCCCCACGGGTACAATTTCTTCGACTTCGGCAATGACCAAATCGGCGGCCGTGGCCATGGCTTTGTTAAAGTTCTGTTCGGTCATGCGGTACTGTAAATTGCCCGCGGTATCGGCCCGCCACGCACGAATAAAGGCCACATTTCCGCGAATTCCTTTGATGAATACCTGCTCGGCTCCGTCAATGATTTTGGTTTCGCGGCCTTGCGCAATGAGCGTACCCGCCGATGTGGGCGTGTAAAAACCTCCGATACCCGCACCACCCGCCCGAATGGCCTCGGCCAACGTGCCCTGTGGCAACAATTCATACGCAACCTGACCACTTTGAGCGGCTTTGACGGCGTCGGGATTGGACGTAAAGAACGACCCAATCATTTTTTTAATTTGCCCATTTTGGAGCAGACGCCCACCGCCAATGCCCACTTCCCCCACGTTGTTACCGATAAAAGTGAGGTTTTTGGTGCCCGTTTCGGCCAAGGCATGCATGAGATGAACGGGATTTCCCGTCATGCCGAAGCCACCCTGCAAAATCGTATCGCCATCTTTGACCATTTGGGCGGCGGTTGCCACATCTATAATTGGAACTTCTTTCATTTTTAATCAATAAAGTATTCAAAAAGAATGGGTAAAAATCAATTAAAAAACGCTAATCCAACGCCTCAAAGGACTCAAAAGGGAGGCCCACGTAGTTTTCGGCGATGGTCATTGCGTACGCTTCCGACAGCTGGATATAATCAAATTTTGCCTTTTGCAGTTGATAATGAAACGACCCGTGTTCGTATTGTTTGTGAAATAAGGTGGTCATAAAATTGGAGAAATCCTGCGCGCGCCAAATACGTTTCAGGGCAATGGTTGAATAATTATCCAACGCTTGCATCGACGCTTTTTCGTAGAAATCTCTGAATCCATCCACCAAATGTTTTACGTCTGCCACGGCCAGATTGAGTCCTTTTCCACCCGTTGGAGGCACAATATGGGCGGCGTCGCCTGCCAAAAACAAACGCCCGTGTTGCATATTATCAATAAAATAGCTGCGCATGGGCGTGATGCTTTTTTCAAAAATCGGCCCAGAATTCAGCTTCCAACCTTCCGTACCCAAACGCACCGAAAGCTCTTCCCAAATTTGCTCGTCCGACCAGTTATCAACGTGGTCGTCGTTTTCTACTTGGATGTACAATCGACTTACTTTTTCTGAACGCAAACTATGCAGCGCAAATCCGCGCTCGTGATAGGCATAAATCAACTCCTCAGAAGAAGGCGCTACGTGGGCTAAAATCCCCAGCCAACTAAACGGATACGTGACCGAATATTCTTTATAGGCGTCTTTGGGCATTGATTTACGGCCCAAGCCATGAAAACCGTCGCAAGCGGCGATGAAATCGCATTCAATGATTCCTTTTTCGCCATTGTGTTCAAAATGTATTTTGGGAGTATCGGTTTCGATGCCTTCTAGTTCAAGAGCGGGGGCCTCAAACAACAATTGGCCATTCTTCTCCAACCAAGCCTCCGTCAGGTCTTTGACGACCTCCTGCTGACCATAAATCGTGATGTTTCGTCCGCCCGTAAGTTGTCCAAAAGGCACTCTTACGCGCTTTCCGTCAAAGTTCAAATAGACTCCATGGTGCTCCTGTCCTTCTTTGACCAGGCGGTCAGCCAATCCCAATTCTTTAAGAATATCGACCGTATTTTGTTCCAAAAGACCCGCCCGCACCCTTCCCTGAATATATTCGCGGCTACGGTGCTCAATGATGACCGCTTCAATCCCGTGTTTTTTGAGCCAATGGGCAAGGGTTAAGCCCGCTGGCCCTGCTCCTATGATGCCAACTTGTGTTTTTATTGTTTTCATTTTTAGGTAGTTATGTTCAGTTCGTTGATGACTTCCTGCGCTGTGTGAAAGGCTTCATTGGCCGCAGGCAAACCGCAGTAAAGGGCCGAATGCATGATGATCTCTTTGATTTCAGCCACCGTCACTCCGTTGTTAAACGCCGCCCGAACGTGCATTTTAAATTCCGTTTTTCGGTTGAGCGCAATCAACATCGCCAAGGTGATAAGACTGCGGTTGTGCTTCGATAAATCAGGGCGTGTCCAGATTTCGCCCCAAGCGTAGTTGGTAATAAAAGATTGAAAATCAGCATTAAAGGGATTGATATTAGCGTTTGCTTTGTCAACGTGCGCTTCACCCAACACCGACCGCCGAACGTGCATTCCCTTCTCAAAAGCGGTGTTACCAACTAAAAAATCAATGAGTGTTTGGGCGTACTCTTGCGGCAATTCGGTACTTGCTAGGTGCCGGGCATTTAGGACTTTCAAAGAGGCATGAGGTATATGTTTTGCCAAAAACTCCGCCTGTTCAACGTTCGTAACGGGGTCTTCATCCCCCGTAATCACCAGTGTTTCAACAGATAACTTCATCAGCGTTTCTCTGAAATCAGCATCGCGGATGGCACCGCAACAAGCGGCGTATCCCGCCACGTGACTACGCAAAAACATGGCTTTGGTCTCGGCCACTCGTTGGGGATTTTGCTGCCGAAACGATTCCGTAAACCACCGCTCCATGGTATCGTCAACGATGGCCTGCATTCCTTGTTGAGTGATGGTTTCGATGCGAGAGTTCCAGCGTTCATCATTGCCGATTTTAGCACCCGTATTACTCAAAACAATCTTTTTGAAACGATTTGGGTAATGAATCCCCAGCCATTGCCCAATCAATCCACCCATAGAAAGACCACAGTAACAGGCAGTTTCGATGCCGAGGCTGTCCATCAAATCAATCACATCTTGGCCCAATAAGCCAATGGTGTATGATTCTACCGAAGACGATTCCTCATAGCTACCCCCATGGCCTCGGGTGTCGTACTGCAACACCCGAAAATAGGGCAAGACATGCGGAACGAGTTCATCCCACATCATCATTTCTGATCCCAGCGAGTTAGAAAAAATCAACACTGGGCTATTGGGCGTTCCCTGAAGTTTGTAGTTGGTTTTCATCTTAGCGTCCAAATTTCTTCAATACCTTATCAATCATTTCTAAACTCAACCCCAGCGCGTTTTCTGGTTTAAACAGTTCATCCACCGAGGGTACGTCTATTTTCAATTCTAGCAGTACTTCTTTTAAATGTTTTTGCTGCGTAATGGCAGTTTTACAGGCTTTTTCGACCCATTCATGGGCCTGATTTTTCCCCATTTTAGGCGCCAATGCCAACGATACACTTTCGGCATAAATCAACCCTTGGGTCAGTTCCAGATTGGCCAACATCCGCTTTTCATCCACTTCCAATCCTTCCAGCAACTCAATGGCCCGTTCTACAGTGCCCGCCGTCAGGGTCATGATTTGGGTCAACACTTCCCATTCAGAATGCCACAGCCCCGCCGAACGCTCGTGCTCCTGCGGCATGGCCGAAAGCACCGTAGCCACCAAGTGCGGCAACCGGGCGGAGTTGGCCAGCATGGCCGCACAAGTAACGGGGTTGCGTTTGTGCGGCATGGTACTCGACCCGCCTTTGCCTTCAGCCGCACCTTCATACACCTCTCCCACCTCGGTTTGCATCAGCAGCGACACATCTTTGGCGATTTTACCCAACGTGCCCGTCAAAATCCCCAATACACTCGCCCACTCGGCGAAAGTATCGCGGTTTGACTGCCACGAAAACGAGGTTTGTAGCCCTAAGTTTTGCGCAAAAATTTGCTGTACCTCGCTCGAAATCTGCGCGTTGCCGCTACCTACCGCACCCGCCAACTGAACCACAAAAAGACGTTTTTTGACTTCTTCGATGCGCTCCTGCGTTCGGCCAATGCTTTCCAGCCAACCCGCCGTTTTCAGTCCAAACGTAATCGGTCGTGCCTGTTGCAGCAGCGTCCTGCCAATCATGGGTGTACTTCGGTAGCTGCTTGTTTTTTCCACTAAATGACGGATGAGCAAACTTAATTTTTGTGCTAACCATTGACCAAACTCCTGCATTTGCAAAACGGCGGCTGTGTCCACAACATCCTGACTAGTAGCACCTAAGTGCACATATTTGGAGGCTTCTACGTCATTATTTTTTACGATGCGGGTCAATTGTTTCACCAACGGAATCGCGGCATTGCCCCCCAATTTAATTTCAGACTTAAGCCGGGTCATATCAATCAAATCAGACTGACAACACATAGCAATGAGGTCGGCCACTCCCGCTGGAATCACCCCTGCCACTTCCTGCGCGCGCGCCAATTCGGCCTCAACGCGGAGCATGTGCCCAATGGTATTCCTCTCCGAAAAGAGCTCATTGATGTCGTCCGAATAAAACAATTCGCTGTATAAGCCCATTTTTGGGGTGGTTAAATCTCAAAAAATACCGTTTCTTTTTCGCCCTGCATGTAAATATTGAATTCATAACCCGCCGCATTTTTGGAAGCGATGAGGGTGTCGCGTCGGTCAACCGGAACGGTGCTTAAAATTTCGTCTTGCGCATTGAGTTCCACCTCATCTTCAAAGTAAATACGTGTATAAGAATGAATTAGCTGCCCGCGCATAAACACAATCACGCTTAGATGCGGGGCCTGTCCATCAACCGAAGTGGGTTTAAATGTATGAAAAATAAACCGATTTTGCGGGTCGGTGCCCGTCCCGAAACGCCCAAAACGTTGGTGCTGCGTATCCCAAATCTCAATCATGGCATCGGGAATCACGTCGCCGTTGCCATCAAAAACTTTACCCACCACATTAACGACGTTGGCTTCGTCGAGAGGGTTAGCTAATACATTGTTAGACAAGCTTTTAAAATCATATAAATATTGTTCGGGGGTGAGTCCGTACGCAAAATAAGGCCCGACAGTTTGAGAAGGTGTTTGTAACATGGGAATGACAATTGTTGCGTTAAAATTTATTATACATTTTCAAACGGAGTGGCCTGATGCCCCCTTAAAACAAAGTCAAAACGGTATCCCAACGCAAAATTTGGCTCGGTGATGCTCAAATCAAAGGTTGAAATCAAAAGCTCACGTCCTTTGGGCGGCACGCCCAGAAAAATGGGGTCGTACTGCAACAGTGGGTCACCGGGAAAGTACATTTGGGTCACCAAACGGTTGGTGATATTGGCCCCAAACAACGAAAAATGGATGTGATTGGGCCGCCAAGCGTTGGGGTGGTTGCCCCAAGGATACGCTCCAGGCTTGATGGTATAAAACCGATAGTTTCCTTCCGCATCCGTCATACAGCGCCCCGCGCCCAAAAAATTAGGGTCGAGCGGGGCATCGTGTTGGTCTACTTTATGGACGTACCGACCCGCCGCGTTGGCTTGCCAAATCTCAATCAGCGTATTGGGAATCGGGCGCCCGTTTTCATTCATCACTTTGCCATGCACCACGATGCGTTCGCCCATCGGCTCGCCGTTCTTAATCGAATTCTTGGTCAGGTCATGGTCAAATTTGCCCAAGTTAAAATCCCCGAATACTGGACCTGTCAACTCCGAAAGTGACTGTTTTACCACGACCAACGGCTTGCTAGGTGCACGCAGTACGGTCGATTTATAATCGGGAGCAAGCCGAGGCGGCTGGACTTCATAATCGAAAGTATTATAAATGAGTTGGCTCATTGCGGTACAATTTTGGAGAGGTAGTTTCTTTTTTCAGTCCAACAAAGGTATGGGTCATGTTAAATAAATTCTTGGATTAATTAAAATATTGCTTGTATAAAACAAACATTTATTACAAACTTTAATGTTAAACAAAATAGAAAATTTTTACTATAAATACCTTTATTACAATAGTTTAACACCATAAAAGTGCACAATCAATGTATTATCTAAGAAAATACCCTATATTTATTCTTGCATTTTCAGAACATACTATGAACCCAAAAGGACTTGTCAATTTCAAAGGATTATATGGCGACAACCGCTCACCGCTGGTGCCCAATTTCATCCACCATGAATTATTGGAAACCAGGAGTAAAATCTATGATTGGGAAATTCACGAGCACCTGCATACCGATTTGTATCAGGTATTTATCATTCAGTCGGGAAGCGGGGTGCTTAGGTCTGAAAACAAAGAATTTGCGATTGAAAGCCCTTGTCTGATTACCATTCCCGCCAATACGCTGCACGGGTTTATGTTTCAGCCAGAAATCGTGGGCGAAGTCATTACGTTTTCGGAGTCATTTTTGGAGAGTCTTTTCAAAAACTCCCCCAAAATCGGCCTCGAAATCAGCCGCTTAAAACAGCTATCCTTTTCCGACGACGATTCGGCATTTAACCGAATTTTATTCCTCAAAACGGAGATTATGAAGGAATTGCTCGAAGAAAACCCCGAAAAACAGGCGGTTTTGCAGTCCCTTTTTCAATTATTGTTCCTGACGATTTACCGACAGGCCCTCACCCAAAGCAGCCCCGTAACCACTTCTGACAATCGAACGTTGCAGTATTTTCAGGGGTTTCAGAAGAGCATCAAACAGTCGTTGCAAGAGTCAAAATCCATCAATCAGTACGCCCAAGAGTTGAACATTACCCCCGTTCACCTCAATCGTATTTGCCAAAATTTGGTCCAAAAATCCGCCCTGCAAGTCGTACACGATTACCTCATCAACGAAGCGAAAAAATATCTTCTCAACACAAACTACTCAATATCAGAGGTTTCTTACTTTCTAAATTTCAAAGACCCCGCCTATTTCACGCGTTTGTTTAAAAAATACACGGGGGTGGCTCCGAGCGAGTTTAGGAAGAACTAACTGGATTTTATCCTACTTAATTAGGGTGTGAGTTTATGTCAACAATTGATTCAGGTTCACATTCAAATCGCTGATTTGGGCTTCGGTTGGACTCAGTTGGGCTGCCAATAATTTACGCGCATTGAGGTGGTCGGCAGGACGATTGAGCGAATCAACGGCAATCAACCGATTTTTTTGGAAATAATAGACCGAAAACTTGTCGGTGTCAATGTCGCCTCTCAGCACATAGCGGTCAAAACCTGCCGAAATTCCCGCCATCTGGAGTTTCAAATGGTATTGATTGGTCCAAAACCAAGGCACTGCGTGGTAAGGCTGGGCTTTCCCCAATACGTGATTTACGGCCGTTTTGGCTTGGTCAACGGCATTCTGAACCGATTCCAAACGCAGTCTTTTTTGGGCAAAAGCGTTGTAATGATTGGCACAATCGCCGATGGCGTAAATGTTGGCGACCGAAGTTTGTTGGTACTCGTTTACCAAAATACCATTTTCGCAGGCAATTCCCGCCTCTACCGCCAACGACGTTTCGGGAATGACCCCAATGCCCGCCAGTATCAAATCGGCTTCGATTTTCTTGCCATCACTTATTATAATATACTGACCATCAATTGCTTTTGTCAAAGTATTGAGGTACACTTGAACCCCGTTTTTCTCGTGCGTTTTTTGGAAAACATCCGAGATAACCGCCGGTAGCACCCGTTCCATCAAACGCGACTGCGCCTCAATAACACTCACTTCTTTGCCTTTTTCCTTCGCCAACGCGGCCAATTCAAGGCCAATAAACCCACCACCAATGATGGCTACTTTATGAGCTGTTTCGAGTCGGTGCGCAATGGCTTTGGCATCGGCTAAAGTGCGCAGGTAAAGCACGTCGGCGGCGCCTTCCATCGTCAATTTTCGGTTGGCAGCTCCCGTCGCTAAAATCAAATGCGTGTAGTCGATGGTCTCGCCTTCTTGCGTTATCACCAACTGCCCCACCGTATCGAGTTGAGCGATATTGACCCCTAACCGAAGGTCAATCTGGTGGTTTTGAAAAAAATGCGGGGAACGAAACAAAATGGCTTCCTCCGACTGCTTTCCCTGCAAATAACCTTTGGAGAGTGGCGGTTTTTGGTAGGGCTGGTCATTTTCTTCCGAAATCAACACAATTTCGCCCTCAAACCCTTCTTCGCGCAACGACGCAGCCGCCTGCAAACCCCCGTGCCCAGCGCCGATGATGACAACTTTTGCACTCATTGTTTCTCAGGGATACGGACAATGACCCCGTCCAATTTGTTGGAAATACGTACTTGGCACCCCAAGCGGCTGTTTGACATGCGCTCGGCGGTCGCACCTTCGAGCATTTCGTTTTCTTCTTCTTCCATTTCGGGCAAAAGACCCATAAATTGTTCATCCACGTAAATATGGCAGGTGGCGCACATGCATGAGCCGCCGCATTCGGCCACAATTCCTTTGATGTCGTTCTGAACGGCTCCTTCCATCAAGGTAGCCCCCAACGGCAAATCCACTTGGTGTTCTGTGCCGTTGTTTTCGATATAAATTACTTTTGGCATTGTATTACAAATAGTTACGATAAATAAATTTCTTAAAAGAATATTTTATTGACGGTGCGTTTGCTAAATAAACTGCTTACCACCATCTACCACGATGGTTTGGCCCGTCACGAAGTCGGCGGCAGAGGAAGCCAAATAGAGGGCCGTGCCCACAATGTCTTCCATCGTTGACGGGCGTTTGATGGCTCCTCGGTCTACGCCGTAGTTGGCGGCATTTTCCATCAGGCCCAAGCTAGCTTCCGTGAGCGTAAAGCCCGGCGCGATGGCGTTGACGTTGATGTTAAAATCACCTAATTCTTTGGCCATCGAACGCGTCAGCCCAATAACGCCCCCTTTTGAGGCCACATAGTGCGACCAATTAGGCGACCCACTCATGACGGTTGCGGAAGAAATGTTGATGATTTTTCCGTATTTGTTGGCACGCATCGACCGACAAACGGCTTTTGACACCAGCCAGACTCCTTTCAAATTGACGTCAAGCACCAAGTCCCATTCGGCTTCTGTGAGTTCATAAAAAGGCTTACGTTGAATGGTGGCATAGATGGCGGCGTTGTTGACCAAAATGTCAATTTTGCCGAAAGCGACCAGTACTTCATTCGCCATTTTTTCCACGGATTGCTCGTTGGTCACGTCCACTTCAAGGGCCATTCCGTCCAGCATTTGTGCCGTTTCCTGCGCTCCTGCGTAGTTTTTATCGCAAACAACGACCTTGGCTCCCTGGACGGCAAAGGCCTGCGCAAAGGCTCGACCAAGTCCACCCGCCGCGCCCGTAATCACAACAATTTTATCTTTGAGCTCAAACATGGGCTACGTATTTTTTTAAGTTCAAGTCCAATTTTGCCAACTCCAACAGCAGACCAGAAAGCCTTTTTCCTTCGTCGGTCAGGAACGTTGGCCAAACGAAATTTTCCAAAATCTCCAGTACTTCGGCCTGTCCAATGCCAAACCACTCGCCAATGATGCGGTTGCCATGCGGCGTATACCGCCAGAGCTTATCGGCATCTTTGTGAACCGCATCGTTGACCGAGCGCGCCTGTTTGGTGGTATCGTGCCCGTCAATGAGCGCGATGATTTCGTTTATTTGTTGTTGATGAAACCCTAAAACGGGCAGTTCTTTTTGTGCAATTGCGACACTTTCCAACTCATGTTGACGCGTCAATTCGGGATATTTATTGTTGGGCCCAAAGGCGTGTAAAATCTTATCTTGAGGTATTTTAGACCAGCCCGTATCGTGAAAAAGAATGGCTGGCAACACCACATCAGGGTTGGCGTCTGGGTATTTTTCCAGCAATTGGGTCACCAACAAGTACGCAAACAGCGTATGTTCGTCGTTGTTACGGACGTTCAGATGGATTTTGGCTACTTCCCAAAGCGGGATGTCTTGAGGGCGCAACATCTAGTAATTCAGGTAAATGGTTTTTAATTCGGTATACGCCTCGATGCCGTAGTGCCCTTTTTCACGCCCGATTCCGCTTTGTTTTACTCCACCAAACGGCACATCGTGGTACGAACGGTGAATGTTATTGATCCAAACCGAGCCTGCTTCTAGCGACTCCGCCATGCGCAGTCCTGTGCCGAGTTGTTCCGAAAAAACATAAGCTGCCAATCCAAAATCCGAATCGTTGGCCCATGCTACGGCCTGTTCGTTGGTTTGAAAAGGCATCACACCTACCACGGGCCCAAAGGTTTCTTGGGTCATGATCTGCATAGAGTGGTTGGTATCGGCCAAAATCGTGGGTGGAAAAAACCAGCCTTTGTCATACAGTTCACCCTTCATTCGGTGGCCGCCTGTTTTCAAAAGTGCTCCTTTATGCAAGGCGTCCTGCACCTGATTTTCGCTGTTTTGGTAGATTTTTTGGTTTACCATCGGCCCCATGTCGCAGCCCGAAAACGGATGCCCCACGGTTAGTTTTTCGGTCAACGCTACCATTTGACCCAGAAAATCGGCATAAATGGACTCATGCACGTACAGACGATTGACGCGGTAGCAAAACTGACCGCTGTTGGCAAAAGCGTGGCGCACAATGGCGGGGACAGCCACCGCCAAATTTGCATCGGCACACACAATGGCGGGCGACTGGCCACCCAATTCAAGCGTGACACGTTTATTATGCGCCGCCGCCAACGCCCCGATGCGCAACCCCGTGTCCGTACCGCCCGTAAAGGCGATTTTGGCCGTTATTGAGTGCTCAATGAGCGCATTTCCGATGTCATAGCCATAGCCCGTGATAACATTAAAAACACCTTCGGGATAGCCTGCTTCGGTAAAAATCTCGGCCAATTTCAGCGTCGAAAGCGGCGTATCTTCTGACGGCTTTGACACCACAGTACAGCCCGCCATCAGCGCCGCGCCCAATTTCATGGTCAGCAGCGTAATCGGATAATTGAACGGCGTAATGGCCACCACCACGCCAACGGGCTCGCGCACAATCAGCGCTTTTTCGCCTTCGAGGTTATGCAATGGCACTTCTCCTTTCAAACGAAGGCCTTCTTCGGAGTAAAAATCAAACAAGTCGGCACTGCGGCTAATTTCGGTCAGGCAGCCCGCCAGCGGCCTGCCGAGTTCGTTGGCAATGGTTCGGGCGAGTTCATCGGCGTGTTTGCGCATCAATTGCGCGGCTTGGTGCTGCAACTTGGCCCGGTGAGCAACGGGCGTCTTTTTCCAAGATTTAAACGCCATTTTTGCCGATTCCAGCGCCGCATTGACATCTTCAGGATTGCTGCACGCAAACCTTTCGATAACAGCGCCCGTGCTGGGGTTGAGCACATCGGCGTATTGGGCCGAATGCGGTTTTACCCATTTCCCGTTTATATAATTTTCCAT encodes:
- the pcaF gene encoding 3-oxoadipyl-CoA thiolase, coding for MKQAYIIDTVRTPIGSFGGSLSNVRADDLAAIPIRELIKRTPSIPLDAIEDVILGCHNQAGEDNRNVARMALLLAGLPYTVPGETVNRLCSSGMSAVIHANRAIKADDGDVFIAGGMEHMTRGPWVISKTSKPFGNDAQMFDSSFGWRFVNPQMHKLYGTDAMGVTAENLAEMYHISREDQDLFAYNSQKKAFAAQQSGMLNEEIVAVEWADKKGNVTVFDKDEFIKGNSTLEKLAQLKPAFKKENGTVTAGNSSGLNDGAAAMFIASEAAIKRFDLAPKARIVSSAVVGVEPRIMGIGPLPASQKALQKAGLTLAEMDVIEFNEAFAAQCLAVTRNLGLADDDPRINPNGGAIALGHPLGMSGTRIIQAAVNQLIRTQKRYALVSMCVGVGMGYAVIVERV
- a CDS encoding 3-oxoacid CoA-transferase encodes the protein MKEVPIIDVATAAQMVKDGDTILQGGFGMTGNPVHLMHALAETGTKNLTFIGNNVGEVGIGGGRLLQNGQIKKMIGSFFTSNPDAVKAAQSGQVAYELLPQGTLAEAIRAGGAGIGGFYTPTSAGTLIAQGRETKIIDGAEQVFIKGIRGNVAFIRAWRADTAGNLQYRMTEQNFNKAMATAADLVIAEVEEIVPVGEIAPEHVHTPGCFVNYLVQATLTLEDLGSSASVSSSKKVDESRMNMAKRALSELKKGDVVNLGIGIPTLVADLITEEHGIILHTENGMLGVGPVPTDGGGAMNYPVNAGKIPVTALKGSSYFDSADSFAMIRGRHIDAAIMGGLEVDEAANLANWAVPGKPLLGVGGAMDLAKGAKRLIITMTHTNPDGSSKIVPACTLPLTASGVVDLVITDLAVFAFPENKLTLIELMPGATLEEVKAKTSASFVEQLA
- a CDS encoding 4-hydroxybenzoate 3-monooxygenase; amino-acid sequence: MKTIKTQVGIIGAGPAGLTLAHWLKKHGIEAVIIEHRSREYIQGRVRAGLLEQNTVDILKELGLADRLVKEGQEHHGVYLNFDGKRVRVPFGQLTGGRNITIYGQQEVVKDLTEAWLEKNGQLLFEAPALELEGIETDTPKIHFEHNGEKGIIECDFIAACDGFHGLGRKSMPKDAYKEYSVTYPFSWLGILAHVAPSSEELIYAYHERGFALHSLRSEKVSRLYIQVENDDHVDNWSDEQIWEELSVRLGTEGWKLNSGPIFEKSITPMRSYFIDNMQHGRLFLAGDAAHIVPPTGGKGLNLAVADVKHLVDGFRDFYEKASMQALDNYSTIALKRIWRAQDFSNFMTTLFHKQYEHGSFHYQLQKAKFDYIQLSEAYAMTIAENYVGLPFESFEALD
- the pcaDC gene encoding bifunctional 3-oxoadipate enol-lactonase/4-carboxymuconolactone decarboxylase PcaDC; protein product: MKTNYKLQGTPNSPVLIFSNSLGSEMMMWDELVPHVLPYFRVLQYDTRGHGGSYEESSSVESYTIGLLGQDVIDLMDSLGIETACYCGLSMGGLIGQWLGIHYPNRFKKIVLSNTGAKIGNDERWNSRIETITQQGMQAIVDDTMERWFTESFRQQNPQRVAETKAMFLRSHVAGYAACCGAIRDADFRETLMKLSVETLVITGDEDPVTNVEQAEFLAKHIPHASLKVLNARHLASTELPQEYAQTLIDFLVGNTAFEKGMHVRRSVLGEAHVDKANANINPFNADFQSFITNYAWGEIWTRPDLSKHNRSLITLAMLIALNRKTEFKMHVRAAFNNGVTVAEIKEIIMHSALYCGLPAANEAFHTAQEVINELNITT
- the pcaB gene encoding 3-carboxy-cis,cis-muconate cycloisomerase, whose protein sequence is MGLYSELFYSDDINELFSERNTIGHMLRVEAELARAQEVAGVIPAGVADLIAMCCQSDLIDMTRLKSEIKLGGNAAIPLVKQLTRIVKNNDVEASKYVHLGATSQDVVDTAAVLQMQEFGQWLAQKLSLLIRHLVEKTSSYRSTPMIGRTLLQQARPITFGLKTAGWLESIGRTQERIEEVKKRLFVVQLAGAVGSGNAQISSEVQQIFAQNLGLQTSFSWQSNRDTFAEWASVLGILTGTLGKIAKDVSLLMQTEVGEVYEGAAEGKGGSSTMPHKRNPVTCAAMLANSARLPHLVATVLSAMPQEHERSAGLWHSEWEVLTQIMTLTAGTVERAIELLEGLEVDEKRMLANLELTQGLIYAESVSLALAPKMGKNQAHEWVEKACKTAITQQKHLKEVLLELKIDVPSVDELFKPENALGLSLEMIDKVLKKFGR
- the pcaG gene encoding protocatechuate 3,4-dioxygenase subunit alpha codes for the protein MLQTPSQTVGPYFAYGLTPEQYLYDFKSLSNNVLANPLDEANVVNVVGKVFDGNGDVIPDAMIEIWDTQHQRFGRFGTGTDPQNRFIFHTFKPTSVDGQAPHLSVIVFMRGQLIHSYTRIYFEDEVELNAQDEILSTVPVDRRDTLIASKNAAGYEFNIYMQGEKETVFFEI